The genomic stretch catgaagggtctacacagagtagatagagagaaactgttcccaattggcggaagggtcaagaaccaaagtgcagagatttaaggtgattgtcaaaagaaccaaaggtgacaggaggaaaaacatttttacacagtgagtggttaggatctggaatgcactgcccaagggggtggtggaggtagattcaatcatggccttcaaaagggaactggataagtacttgaaagtaaaaaaatttgcggggctacgggaaaagggcggggggagtgggacgagctggtttgctcttgcatagagccagcgcagactcaatgggccgaatggcctccttccatgctgtaacctttctatgattcaagggTGCTACCAAATGAGTTAACTAGTTATCAGTAGAATTTATAGAGTGGCATTAACAGAAGCCTGGGGACAGTAGACAGCCTGTCCTTTTGACTAGGCACAGTGGTGGGTAGAGAGTTGGTCCCTGATGTTATAGTGGGTTAAAAAAAAGCAAGAACTTGTATTtctttagcgcctttcatgacatcaggacgtcccaaagcactttacagccaatgaggtacttttgaagtgtagtcactgttgtaatgtaggaaatgtagcagccaaattgtgaacagcaaggtcccacaaacagcaatgtgataatgaccagataatctgttttagtgatgctagttgagggataaatattggccaggacactggggagaactcccttgttcttcttctaaatagtgccgtgggatcttttaggtccacctgagagagtagactgggcttcagtttaacgtctcattcgtaagacggctcctctgacagtgcggcactccctcagtactgcactggagtgtcagcctagattatgagctcaagtctctagagtgggacttgagcccacaacttctgactcagacaacAATGCTGCCCactcagccaaggctgacaccgtgATCTAATCGTACAGTGTCGGGTGGGTAGTTGGTCCCTAGTACTAGTGCAGGGACCAGTATACTAGTCCCTGTTGGTATAATAGTAGGCACACTTGCCCCTGGGTCAGAAAGtcaagggttcaagtcccactccagggacttgagcacaaaattgaggctgacaccccagtgcagggATAAGTGAATAGCTGGAACGATGCTGATGAGACCCTTGCTTTATAATGGGTCCTGACAATGGATCTGTCTTGAAAAGGACTCCTCATATATTAGCATCAGACTTTTTTTTGTACACACAGACGCTCCTACTCTATTTCCCGCGTGGCTTCAAGTGCACATTTAAGCACATAGCCTACTCCGAATTATACCTGTGGCCCTTCTCTAAACCCACCCCAACAGTCTTTAAGTTGAGTTCTCAGAGCTAGCTGTTCCAGGTAGTGGCTGTACCTGGAGAGTCCCCAGTAGAGGGTCAGTGCCCCTTTAAGATGGTGTAAACGACACCGTGGTGCAGGAAACAGTGAACGCTGTGGGGCTTTGAAAAGCTGACACGAGCCGCGGCAGGACAATGAGTCGGCACAGGGAGCGTATATCTTGTTCCGTTGCTGGAGAAAGCACTTTGTAATATAAACGGGGCAGATTTCAGCACTGGCAGTCTTGGGTTATGTTTCAAAAGCAGGAAATTGTTACAATATAAAGGAGGCATTAATTGGTCTCCAGTGCCACAGctttagggagggggaaaatcagcccATGATCAACACAGAAACttgcacatacagacacacacacactcccacacacactcccacacacagacacacacacacactcccacacacactcccacacacagacacacacacacactcccacacacactcctcacacacacacactcccacacacactcccacacacactctcgcacacacacacacacactcccacacacagacacacacaccctccctcacacactccctcacactcccacacacactccctcacacactccctcacactcaaacactccctcacacactcccacacactcacacactccctcacactcacacactccctcacacactccctcacatactcccacacacacaggaacacacacactccctcacacactccctcacacactcccacacacagacacacacacagacacacacacacactcccacacacactccctcacacacacacactcccacacacactcccacacacactctcacacacacacacacacactcccacacacagacacacacaccctccctcacacactccctcacactcccacacacactccctcacactcccacacacactccctcacacactccctcacactcccacacacactccctcacacactcccacacactcacacactccctcacactcacacactccctcacacactccctcacatactcccacacacaggaacacacacactccctcacacactccctcacacactccctcacacactcccacacacagacacacacacaggaacacacacactcccttacacactccctcacacactccctcacacactcccacacacagacacacacacactccctcacacactccctcacacactcccttacacaggaacacacacactccctcacacactcccacacacactccctcacacactccctcacacactcccacacacagacacacacacaggaacacacacactccctcacacactccctcacacactccctcacacactccctcacacactccctcacacaggaacacacacactccctcacacactccctcacacactccctcacacactccctcacacactccctcacacaggaacacacacactcccacacacactccctcacacactccctcacacactccctcacacactccctcacacactccctcacacactccctcacacactccctcacacaggaacacacacactccctcacacactccctcacacaggaacacacacactcccacacacactccctcacacactccctcacacactccctcacacactccctcacacactccctcacacactccctcacacactccctcacacaggaacacacacactccctcacacactccctcacacactccctcacacactccctcacacactccctcacacaggaacacacacactcccacacacactccctcacacactcccacacacactccctcacacactcccacacacactccctcacacactccctcacacaccctcacactcccacacacactccctcacacactccctcacacactccctcacacactcccacacacactcccacacactccacacacactcccacacacactccctcacacactcccacacacactccctcacacactccctcacacactccctcacacactcccacacacactcccacacactccctcacacactcccacacactccctcacacactccctcacacactccctcacacactcccacacacactcccacacacactcccacacacactccctcacacactcccacacaccaccccacaccactcccacacactccccacacactccccacacactccctcacactccctcacacactcccacacacactcccacacactccctcacacactccctcacacactcccacacacactcccacacactccctcacacactcccacacacactccccacacactcccacacacactcccacacacactccctcacacactccccacacaccccacacactcccacacactccctcacacactcccacacactccctcaccactcccacacactccctcacacactccacacacactcccacacacactcccacacacacccacacacaccctcacacactccctcacacactcccacacacactcccacacactccctcacacactccctcacacactcccacacacactcccacacacactcccacacactcccacacacactccctcacacactccctcacacactcccacacacactcccacacacactcccacacacactcccacacacactccctcacacactccctcacacacccacacacactccctcacacactcccacacacactcccacacactccctcacacactccctcacacactccctcacacactcccacacacactcccacacactccctcacacactccctcacacactcccacacactccctcacacactcccacacacacccacacactccctcacacactcccacacacactccctcacactcccacacacactccctcacacactcccacacacactcccacacactccctcacacactcccacacacactccctcacacactcccacacacactccctcacacactcccacacacactccctcacacactccctcacacactccctcacacactcccacacacactcccacacactccctcacacactcccacacactccctcacacactccctcacacactccctcacacactcccacacacactcccccacacacactccctcacacactccctcacacactccctcacacactcccacacacactcccacacactccctcacacactccctcacacactccctcacactccctcacacactcccacacactccctcacacactcccacacacactccctcacactccctcacacacacacacacactccctcacacactccctcacacactccctcacactccctcacacactcccacacactccctcacacactccctcacacactccctcacactccctcacacactcccacacactccctcacacactccctcacacactctcacacactccctcacacactcccacacacactcccacacactccctcacacactccccacacactccctcacacactccctcacacactcccacacactccctcacacactccctcacacactccctcacacactccctcacacactcccacacacactcccacacacactccctcacacactccctcacacactccctcacacactcccacacacactcccacacacactccctcacacactccctcacacactccctcacacactcccacacacactcccacacacactccctcacacactccctcacacactccctcacacactccctcacacactccctcacacactcccacacacactcccacacactccctcacacactcccacacacactcccacacactccctcacacactccctcacacactccctcacacactcccacacactccctcacacactcccacacacactcccacacactccctcacacactcccacacacactcccacacactccctcacacactcccacacacactccctcacacactccctcacacactccctcacacactcccacacacactcccacacactccctcacacactcccacacactccctcacacactccctcacacactccctcacacactccctcacacactccacacacactccctcacacactcccacacactccctcacacactccctcacacactccctcacacactccctcacacactcccacacacactcccacacactccctcacacactcccacacacactcccacacactccctcacacactccctcacacactccctcacactccctcacacactcccacacacactccctcacacactcccacacactccctcacacactcccacacactccctcacacactcccacacacactccctcacacactccctcacacactcccacacacactcccacacactccctcacacacacacacacactccctcacacactccctcacacactccctcacactccctcacacactcccacacacactccctcacactccctcacacactcccacacacaatccctcacacactccctcacactccctcacacactcccacacacactccctcacacactccctcacacactcccacacacactccctcacacactcccacacacactccctcacactccctcacacactcccacacacactccctcacacactccctcacacactccctcacacactccctcacacactccctcacacattcccacacacactcccttacacaggaacacacacactccctcacactccctcacacactcccttacacactcccacacacactcccacacacactccctcacacactccctcacacactcccttaacacacactccctcacacactccctcacacactcccttacacaggaacacacacactccctcacacactccctcacacactccctcacacactcccttacacaggaacacacacactccctcacacactcccacacactccctcacacactcccttacacaggaacacacacactccctcacacactccctcacacaggaacacacacactccctcacacactccctcacacactccctcacacactcccttacacaggaacacacacactccctcacacactccctcacacactccctcacacaggaacacacacactccctcacactccctcacacactcccttacacactcccacacacactcccacacacactccctcacacactccctcacacactcccttacacaggaacacacacactccctcacacactccctcacacactccctcacacactccctcacacaggaacacacacactccctcacacactccctcacacactcccttacaaaggaacacacacactccctcacacactccctcacacactccctcacacactccctcacacactccctcacacactcccacacacactccctcacacaggaacacacacactccctcacacactccctcacacaggaacacacacactcccacacacactcccacacacactccctcacacactccctcacacactccctcacacactccctcacacaggaacacacacactcccacacacactcccacacacactccctcacacacactcccacacacactccctcacacactccctcacacactccctcacacacactccctcacacactccctcacacactcccacacacactcccacacacactccctcacacactcccacacacactcccacacacactccctcacacactcccacacacactccctcacacactccctcacacagacacacacacactccctcacacactcccacacacactcccacacacactcccacacacacacacacactcccacacacactccctcacacactcccacacacactccctcacacactccctcacacagacacacacacactcccacacacactccctcacacactcccacacacactccctcacacactccctcacacactcccacacacactcccacacacactccctcacacacacacacactccctcacacactccctcacacactcccacacacactcccacacacactccctcacacacacacacactccctcacacactccctcacacactccctcacacactcccacacacactccctcacacacacacacactccctcacacactcccacacacactcccacacacactccctcacacactcccacacacactccctcacacactccctcacacactcccacacacactccctcacacactccctcacactcccacacacactccctcacacactccctcacacactcccacacacactccctcacacacacacacactccctcacacactccctcacacactcccacacacactccctcacacactcccacacacactccctcacacactcccacacacactcccacacacactcccacacacactccctcacacactcccacacacactccctcacacactccctcacacagacacacacacactccctcacacactcccacacacactcccacacacactccctcacacactcccacacacactccctcacacactccctcacacactcccacacacactcccacacacactccctcacacacacacacacacacactccctcacacactcccacacacactcccacacacactccctcacacactcccacacacactcccacacacactcccacacacactccctcacacacacacactcccacacacactccctcacacactcccacacacactcccacacacactccctcacacacacacactcccacacacactccctcacacactccctcacacagacacacacacactccctcacacactcccacacacagacacacacacactcccacacacaggaacacacacactccctcacacactcccacacacagacacacacacagacacacacacactcccacacacaggaacacacacactccctcacacactccctcacacactcccacacacactcccacacacagacacacacactccctcacacactccctcacacactcccacacacaggaacacacacactccctcacacactccctcacacaggaacacacatgctcccacacacactccctcacacactccctcacacactccctcacacaggaacacacacactccctcacacactcccacacacactcccttacacaggaacacacacactccctcacacagacacacacacactccctcacacactccctcaccctcacacactccctcacacactccctcacacactcccacacacactcccacacacagacacacacactccctcacacactccctcacacactccctcacacactccctcaccctcacacactccctcacacactccctcacacactcccacacacactcccacacacagacacacacacacacacactcccacacacaggaacacacacactccctcacgcactcccacacacagacacacacacagacacacacacactccctcacacaggaacacacacacagacacacacacactccctcacacagacacacatacactccctcacacagacacacatacactccctcacacagacacacacacactccctcacacagacacacacacactccctcacacagacacacacacactccctcacacagacacacacacactccctcacacactccctcacacactccctcacacagacacacacacactccctcacacagacacacacacactccctcacacactccctcacacactccctcacacagacacacacacactccctcacacagacacacacacactccctcacacagacacacacacactccctcacacactccctcacacactccctcacacacaggaacacacatacTCCCTCACAaactcccacacacagacacacacacacactccctcacacactccctcacacactccctcacacactccctcacacactcccacacacactccctcacactccctcacacactccctcacacactcccacacacactccctcacacacagacacacacacactcccacacaccctccctcacacactccctcacacactcccacacacacaggaacacacacactccctcacacactccctcacacactccctcacacactccctcacacactcccacacacagacacacacacagacacacagacactccttcacacactccctcacacactcccacacacgctccctcactcacacactccctcacacactccctcacacactcccacacacactcccacacacactccctcacacacacacactcccacacacactccctcacacagacacacacaccctccctcacacactccctcacactcccacacacactccctcacacactccctcacactcacacactccctcacacactccctcacactcacacactcccacacacacagacacacacacactcccacacacaggaacacacacactccctcacacactccctcacacactccctcacacacactcccacacacaggaactcacacactccctcacacactccctcacacactccctcacacactccctcacacactccctcacacactccctcacacacactcccacacacaggaactcacacactccctcacacactccctcacacactccctcacacactccctcacacactccctcacacaggaacacacacactccctcacacactccctcacacactccctcacacactccctcacaccctccctcacacactccctcacacactcccacacacaggaacacacacactcactcacactcccacacacactccctcacacactcccacacacactccctcacacactccctcacacaggaacacacacactcccacacacactccctcacacactccctcacacactccctcacacactccctcacacaggaacacacactcccacacacactcccacacacactccctcacacactccctcacacactccctcacacaggaacacacactcccacacacactccctcacacactccctcacacaggaacacacactcccacacacactcccacacacactcccacacacacacactcacacactccctcacacactccctcacacaggaacacacacactcccacacacactcccacacacactcccacacacacacactcacacactccctcacacactcccacacacaggaacacacacactccctcacacactccctcacacactccctcacacaggaacacacactcccacacacactccctcacacactccctcacacaggaacacacactccctcacacactccctcacacaggaacacacacactcctacacacactcccacacacactcccacacacactccctcacacactccctcacacactccctcacacactccctcacacacacacacacacaggaacacacacactccctcacacactccctcacacactccctcacacacactcccacacacactccctcacacacacacacacacacacactcccacacacactccctcacacagacacacacacactccctcacacacacacacacacacacacacactcccacacacactccctcacacactcccacacacactcccacacacactccctcacacactcccacacacactccctcacacagacacacacacactccctcacacactcccacacacactcccacacacactccctcacacactccctcacacactcccacacacacactccctcacacactccctcacacactcccacacacactccctcacacactcccacacacactcccacacacagacacacacacactccctcacacactcccacacacactccctcacacactccctcacacacacacacactccctcacacactccctcacacactccctcacacactccctcacacactcccacacacactcccacacacagacacacacacactccctcacacactcccacacacactccctcacacactccctcacacacacacacactccctcacacactccctcacacactccctcacacactccctcacacagacacacacacacactcccacacactcccacacacactccctcacacactccctcacacactcccacacacacccccacacacactccctcacacacacacactccctcacacactccctcacacactccctcacacactcccacacacactccctcacacacacacactcccacacacactccctcacacagacacacacacactccctcacacactcccacacacacccccacacacactccctcacacactccctcacacactcccacacacactccctcacacacacacactcccacacacactccctcacacactcccacacacactccctcacacacacatcctccctcacacactccctcacacactccctcacactcccacacacactccctcacacactccctcacactcacacactccctcacacactccctcacactcacacactcccacacactcacacactccctcacacactccctcacactcacacactccctcacacactccctcacactcacacactccctcacacactccctcacactcacacactccctcacactcacacactcccacacacacagacacacacacactcccacacacaggaacacacacactccctcacacactccctcacacactccctcacactcacacactccctcacacactccctcacactcacacactccctcacactcacacactcccacacacacagacacacacacactcccacacacaggaacacacacactccctcacacactccctcacacactccctcacacactcccacacacagacacacacacagacacacacacgctccctcacacactccctcacacactcccacacacagacacacacacagacacacacacactccctcacacactcccacacacaggaacacacacactccctcacacactccctcacacactccctcacacactggaaCACAcatactccctcacacactccctcacacagacacacacacactccctcacacagacacacacacactccctcacaca from Heptranchias perlo isolate sHepPer1 chromosome 5, sHepPer1.hap1, whole genome shotgun sequence encodes the following:
- the LOC137321516 gene encoding uncharacterized protein, encoding TPSHTPSHTPSHRNTHTPTHTPSHTPSHTPSHTPSHTPSHTPSHTPSHRNTHTPSHTPSHRNTHTPTHTPSHTPSPSHTPSHTPSHTPSHTPTHTPTHTPSHTPSHTPSHTPTHTPTHTPSHTPSHTPSHTPTHTPTHTPSHTPSHTPSHTPSHTPSH
- the LOC137321515 gene encoding uncharacterized protein, which codes for SHTPLTHTPSHTPSHTPLHRNTHTPSHTPSHTPSHTPLHRNTHTPSHTPTHSLTHSPSHTPLHTPTHTPTHTPSHTPSHTPLHRNTHTPSHTPSHTPSHTPSHRNTHTPSHTPSHTPLQRNTHTPSHTPSHTPSHTPSHTPSHTPTHTPSHRNTHTPSHTPSHRNTHTPTHTPTHTPSHTPSHTPSHTPSHRNTHTPTH
- the LOC137321517 gene encoding uncharacterized protein, which codes for THSHTHSHTHSHTHTHTPTHTPSHTPTHTPSHTPSHRHTHTPTHTPSHTPTHTPSHTPSPSHTPSHTPTHTPSHTPTHTPSHTPTHTPTHTPTHTPSHTPTHTPSHTPSHRHTHTPSHTPTHTPTHTPSHTPTHTPSHTPSHTPTHTPTHT
- the LOC137321514 gene encoding cell surface glycoprotein 1-like, coding for SHTPTHRNTHTPSHTPSHRNTHAPTHTPSHTPSHTPSHRNTHTPSHTPTHTPLHRNTHTPSHRHTHTPSHTPSPSHTPSHTPSPSHTPSHTPSHTPSPSHTPSHTPSHTPTPSHTPSHTPTHTPTHTPSHTHTPTHTPSHRHTHPPSHTPSPSHTPSHTPSHTPSHRNTHTPSHTPSHTPSHTPSHPPSHTPSPSHTPTHTPSHTPSHRNTHTPTHTPSHTPSPTHTPTHTHSHTPSHTPSHRNTHTPTHTPTHTPTHTHSHTPSHTPTHRNTHTPSHTPSPSHTPSHRNTHTPTHTPTHTPTHTPSHTPSHTPSHTPSHTHTHRNTHTPSHTPSPTHTPSHTPTHTPTHTPSHTPTHTPSHRHTHTPSHTPTHTPTHTPSHTPSHTPTPTHTPSHTPSHTPTHTPTHTPSHTHTPSHTPSHTPSHTPTHTPSHTHTPTHTPSHRHTHTPSHTPTHTPTHTPSHTPSHTPTHTPSHTHTPTHTPSHTPTHTPSHTHPPSHTPSHT